The following proteins are co-located in the Salvelinus fontinalis isolate EN_2023a chromosome 29, ASM2944872v1, whole genome shotgun sequence genome:
- the nudt22 gene encoding uridine diphosphate glucose pyrophosphatase NUDT22 isoform X1: MDPEVSVLLHCTAWGGLLEPQVQVELSARFNRQTEPALESHIEEVWTERVTMEPWLFNGAKFRLHSFSLASPQPSCPSTPQPPYMTGGDRDGRQCSIQKEEEGHNETKGNTDSGRAEVLRHQRGQIDGVIGERQHNDKDLSSYKQREGNLRYAQTSTPGCRDQHPAVGSSAAEAQPFPQRDVGGKGEGPTPILTLRLGLTCYRDFLGTNWSRRARKLRQRAEVEYGDPLALLAQPLGVGGILCTADRQVVLIRRSQQVAEARGLLDIPGGHPEPKAVFEGLDEEDRIRVEMLQWREEAVVRELFSSVCAEIRDEVNVPLCSLGEPLLMGIALNHTSAGRPSAEFYISCSLTSTEVRELYWQGGIEAQESTDIVFLSQTEVLRLDQSTPLWSELCPSAKGAVLLYQLVMPDQEDKSNRTQTTATAPDKISR; the protein is encoded by the exons ATGGATCCTGAGGTCTCTGTGCTGTTGCACTGCACCGCCTGGGGAGGTCTCCTGGAACCACAAGTGCAGGTGGAGCTTTCTGCCAG GTTTAACCGTCAGACAGAGCCAGCACTGGAGAGTCACATAGAGGAGGTGTGGACAGAGAGGGTGACCATGGAACCATGGCTTTTCAATGGGGCCAAATTCAGGCTGCACTCTTTCAGTCTGGCCTCACCCCAGCCCTCCTGTCCATCTACACCCCAGCCTCCCTACATgactggaggagacagagatggaaggCAATGTAGCATTCAGAAGGAGGAAGAGGGCCATAATGAGACAAAGGGGAACACTGACTCTGGAAGAGCAGAGGTGCTCAGACACCAAAGAGGTCAAATAGACGGAGTCATAGGTGAACGACAGCATAATGACAAGGATTTGAGTAGCTATAAGCAGAGGGAGGGGAACCTCAGATACGCTCAAACCTCCACCCCAGGGTGCAGAGACCAACATCCTGCTGTGGGAAGCAGTGCAGCAGAAGCTCAACCCTTCCCACAGAGAGATGTGGGTGGGAAGGGTGAGGGGCCCACTCCCATTCTGACCCTGAGGTTGGGCCTGACCTGCTATAGGGACTTCCTGGGCACCAACTGGTCTCGGAGAGCAAGGAAGCTACGCCAGCGTGCAGAGGTGGAGTATGGGGATCCTCTGGCGCTATTGGCCCAGCCGCTGGGGGTGGGTGGGATCTTGTGTACGGCTGACAGACAGGTGGTGCTGATCAGGAGGAGCCAGCAAGTGGCGGAGGCAAGGGGGCTACTGGACATCCCTGGGGGGCACCCAGAACCAAAG gCTGTGTTTGAAGGCCTTGATGAGGAGGACAGGATCAGGGTGGAGATGctgcagtggagggaggaggctgtGGTCAGAGAGCTGTTCTCTTCTGTCTGCGCTGAGATCAGAGATGAG GTAAATGTTCCTCTGTGTTCTTTGGGTGAGCCGCTACTGATGGGCATCGCTCTGAATCACACCAGTGCAGGCAGACCCAGTGCAGAGTTCTACATCAG TTGTTCACTGACTTCCACAGAAGTTCGAGAGCTTTACTGGCAGGGTGGCATTGAGGCCCAGGAGTCTACAGATATTGTGTTCTTGAGCCAAACA GAGGTGCTACGGCTAGACCAGAGCACCCCCCTGTGGTCGGAGTTGTGTCCTTCAGCCAAGGGTGCAGTGCTGCTCTATCAATTAGTGATGCCTGACCAAGAAGACAAAAGCAATCGGACACAAACTACAGCTACTGCACCGGATAAAATTTCCAGATGA
- the nudt22 gene encoding uridine diphosphate glucose pyrophosphatase NUDT22 isoform X2 — protein MDPEVSVLLHCTAWGGLLEPQVQVELSARFNRQTEPALESHIEEVWTERVTMEPWLFNGAKFRLHSFSLASPQPSCPSTPQPPYMTGGDRDGRQCSIQKEEEGHNETKGNTDSGRAEVLRHQRGQIDGVIGERQHNDKDLSSYKQREGNLRYAQTSTPGCRDQHPAVGSSAAEAQPFPQRDVGGKGEGPTPILTLRLGLTCYRDFLGTNWSRRARKLRQRAEVEYGDPLALLAQPLGVGGILCTADRQVVLIRRSQQVAEARGLLDIPGGHPEPKAVFEGLDEEDRIRVEMLQWREEAVVRELFSSVCAEIRDEFVFIPLITTPLSVCSCSLTSTEVRELYWQGGIEAQESTDIVFLSQTEVLRLDQSTPLWSELCPSAKGAVLLYQLVMPDQEDKSNRTQTTATAPDKISR, from the exons ATGGATCCTGAGGTCTCTGTGCTGTTGCACTGCACCGCCTGGGGAGGTCTCCTGGAACCACAAGTGCAGGTGGAGCTTTCTGCCAG GTTTAACCGTCAGACAGAGCCAGCACTGGAGAGTCACATAGAGGAGGTGTGGACAGAGAGGGTGACCATGGAACCATGGCTTTTCAATGGGGCCAAATTCAGGCTGCACTCTTTCAGTCTGGCCTCACCCCAGCCCTCCTGTCCATCTACACCCCAGCCTCCCTACATgactggaggagacagagatggaaggCAATGTAGCATTCAGAAGGAGGAAGAGGGCCATAATGAGACAAAGGGGAACACTGACTCTGGAAGAGCAGAGGTGCTCAGACACCAAAGAGGTCAAATAGACGGAGTCATAGGTGAACGACAGCATAATGACAAGGATTTGAGTAGCTATAAGCAGAGGGAGGGGAACCTCAGATACGCTCAAACCTCCACCCCAGGGTGCAGAGACCAACATCCTGCTGTGGGAAGCAGTGCAGCAGAAGCTCAACCCTTCCCACAGAGAGATGTGGGTGGGAAGGGTGAGGGGCCCACTCCCATTCTGACCCTGAGGTTGGGCCTGACCTGCTATAGGGACTTCCTGGGCACCAACTGGTCTCGGAGAGCAAGGAAGCTACGCCAGCGTGCAGAGGTGGAGTATGGGGATCCTCTGGCGCTATTGGCCCAGCCGCTGGGGGTGGGTGGGATCTTGTGTACGGCTGACAGACAGGTGGTGCTGATCAGGAGGAGCCAGCAAGTGGCGGAGGCAAGGGGGCTACTGGACATCCCTGGGGGGCACCCAGAACCAAAG gCTGTGTTTGAAGGCCTTGATGAGGAGGACAGGATCAGGGTGGAGATGctgcagtggagggaggaggctgtGGTCAGAGAGCTGTTCTCTTCTGTCTGCGCTGAGATCAGAGATGAG TTCGTCTTCATTCCTCTCATTACGACCCCACTGTCTGTCTGCAG TTGTTCACTGACTTCCACAGAAGTTCGAGAGCTTTACTGGCAGGGTGGCATTGAGGCCCAGGAGTCTACAGATATTGTGTTCTTGAGCCAAACA GAGGTGCTACGGCTAGACCAGAGCACCCCCCTGTGGTCGGAGTTGTGTCCTTCAGCCAAGGGTGCAGTGCTGCTCTATCAATTAGTGATGCCTGACCAAGAAGACAAAAGCAATCGGACACAAACTACAGCTACTGCACCGGATAAAATTTCCAGATGA